In a single window of the Streptomyces cinnabarinus genome:
- a CDS encoding EI24 domain-containing protein, whose product MRDLGVGFRYLLKGQRWVARHGKQYGFGLVPGLITLVLYVAALVGLAVWGGDLVAWSTPFADDWSSPWLGLFRGFLTVLLFALALLLTTVTFTAVTLLIGQPFYESLSEKVDRDVSPDGTAPESGLPLWRELWISGRDSLRIVLRAACWGVLLFALGFVPVVGQTVVPVVGFMVTGFFLTEELTAVAMQRRGVEARDRLRLLRSRRTLVWGFGTPLGVAFVVPFVAIFLMPGAVAGATLMARDLLGEEILEEENGDAESQDVSA is encoded by the coding sequence ATGCGCGATCTTGGGGTGGGTTTCCGCTATCTGCTGAAGGGGCAGCGGTGGGTAGCCCGGCACGGCAAGCAGTACGGGTTCGGACTGGTCCCCGGGCTGATCACTCTCGTCCTCTACGTGGCGGCGCTCGTCGGCCTCGCGGTGTGGGGCGGCGATCTGGTGGCCTGGTCCACGCCGTTCGCCGACGACTGGTCGAGCCCCTGGCTCGGACTCTTCCGCGGTTTCCTGACCGTCCTGCTGTTCGCCCTCGCCCTGCTGCTGACCACCGTCACCTTCACCGCGGTCACGCTGCTGATCGGCCAGCCCTTCTACGAGAGCCTCTCCGAGAAGGTCGACCGGGACGTCTCCCCGGACGGCACCGCCCCCGAGTCGGGGCTGCCGCTCTGGCGCGAGCTGTGGATCTCGGGCCGCGACAGCCTCCGCATCGTCCTGCGGGCCGCGTGCTGGGGCGTGCTGCTCTTCGCGCTGGGCTTCGTCCCGGTCGTCGGGCAGACCGTCGTCCCGGTGGTCGGCTTCATGGTCACCGGGTTCTTCCTCACCGAGGAGCTGACCGCCGTCGCCATGCAGCGCCGGGGCGTGGAGGCCCGGGACCGGCTGCGCCTGCTGCGCTCCCGCAGGACCCTGGTGTGGGGCTTCGGCACGCCCCTCGGCGTGGCCTTCGTGGTGCCGTTCGTGGCGATCTTCCTGATGCCGGGCGCGGTGGCGGGCGCCACCCTCATGGCCCGTGACCTCCTCGGCGAGGAGATCCTGGAGGAGGAGAACGGCGACGCCGAGAGCCAGGACGTCAGCGCTTGA
- a CDS encoding M14 family zinc carboxypeptidase, giving the protein MRTTRTVPVLALVTVGSLFLTPHSAVADRPAPTREPAAPDDRAARAPESAAQRALAADTPAKGEVRGYPREQVLSPDPENPADKSLKLGLTPYHAIAPKLNDLQRLGDRVSVEVAGRSAGGHRLYLVTVTAPESARRARAQERMRELIENAPAAAAKSREIKAGYKTPVFFNNNIHGNEWEGTDASLKLIERLATAEDPGTRDLLARSRLYFNITANPDGRIAGTRANANGFDLNRDFVTASQPEAHAMRQIMLDKQPAVMLDLHGYVNGTLIEPTTPPHGENYEYDLFLKNSYANALGMEAAVNGLGHTPQKDGVQPAQIPFRDQEEGWDDWPPIFTPQYAAYHGTVAAHTIEIPLRVNNTAYDTLPESELRRRSAINTDVAGAALSAALDFVQRRGTALIADQIEAFRRGATGATQVPVSPEAVPGVPGIGPEDVYTTTFPRAYVIPGGTTAASRLVDHLIANDVRVTRATRAFQLGGHTYPQGSYVVDLRQPKRGMANVLLADGRDISDKVSVMYDISGWSLGKLWGAEVTPVTSGNLGALPLRPVTAATPVGRVALRSDLRLRLTDPNEIAALNHLLRQGVPVRQAADGSALVPGSARAQAAQAARTYDVVFEGTRQTGGTELRRVRVAAAVTAGELFALREMNFDVTPVSTAVLNAGFDWSAADVLFVSAGLDHDGLTPAARTGLAAFLTGHGLVGRGAVGAALNSAAGLLPAKPVEGNGDANGVVRLVNSNGGPDHGFVYAPMWFTDLGPGVRVEESYATGNPLLSGHWRPDGNGAGGPADAAGEAAVVSGPQAVLFGTEPLFRDHPKGEFAQLGRALFTMAHPHNG; this is encoded by the coding sequence GTGCGCACCACCAGAACCGTCCCCGTCCTCGCCCTAGTGACCGTCGGATCCCTGTTCCTCACCCCGCACAGCGCCGTCGCCGACCGTCCCGCGCCCACCCGGGAACCCGCCGCCCCCGACGACCGGGCCGCCCGCGCCCCCGAGAGCGCGGCACAGCGGGCCCTCGCCGCGGACACCCCCGCCAAAGGCGAGGTCCGCGGCTACCCCCGCGAACAGGTCCTCTCCCCCGACCCCGAGAACCCCGCCGACAAATCCCTGAAGCTGGGCCTGACCCCGTACCACGCCATCGCCCCGAAGCTGAACGACCTCCAGCGCCTCGGGGACCGGGTGAGCGTGGAGGTCGCGGGCCGCTCGGCGGGCGGGCACCGGCTCTATCTCGTCACCGTCACCGCCCCGGAGTCCGCCCGCCGAGCCCGCGCCCAGGAGCGGATGCGCGAGCTCATCGAGAACGCGCCCGCGGCAGCCGCCAAGTCCCGGGAGATCAAGGCGGGTTACAAGACCCCCGTCTTCTTCAACAACAACATCCACGGCAACGAGTGGGAGGGCACCGACGCCTCCCTGAAGCTGATCGAGCGGCTCGCGACCGCCGAGGACCCGGGCACCAGGGACCTCCTCGCCCGCTCCCGCCTCTACTTCAACATCACCGCCAACCCGGACGGCCGGATCGCGGGCACCCGCGCCAACGCCAACGGCTTCGACCTGAACCGGGACTTCGTGACTGCCTCGCAGCCCGAGGCCCACGCGATGCGGCAGATCATGCTCGACAAGCAGCCCGCGGTCATGCTCGACCTGCACGGGTACGTCAACGGCACCCTCATCGAGCCCACCACTCCCCCGCACGGCGAGAACTACGAGTACGACCTGTTCCTGAAGAACAGCTACGCCAACGCCCTCGGCATGGAAGCCGCCGTCAACGGCCTCGGCCACACCCCGCAGAAGGACGGCGTGCAACCCGCCCAGATCCCCTTCCGCGACCAGGAGGAGGGCTGGGACGACTGGCCACCGATCTTCACCCCGCAGTACGCCGCCTACCACGGCACGGTCGCCGCGCACACGATCGAGATCCCGCTGCGCGTGAACAACACCGCCTACGACACCCTGCCGGAGAGCGAGCTGCGCCGCCGCTCGGCGATCAACACCGACGTCGCGGGCGCCGCCCTGAGCGCCGCCCTCGACTTCGTCCAGCGGCGCGGCACCGCGCTCATCGCCGACCAGATCGAGGCGTTCCGCCGCGGAGCCACCGGCGCGACACAGGTGCCGGTGTCGCCCGAGGCGGTGCCCGGAGTGCCCGGCATCGGCCCGGAGGACGTCTACACGACGACCTTCCCCCGCGCCTACGTCATCCCGGGCGGCACCACTGCCGCCTCCCGCCTCGTGGACCACCTGATCGCCAACGACGTCCGCGTCACCCGGGCCACCCGCGCCTTCCAACTCGGCGGACACACCTACCCCCAGGGCTCCTACGTCGTGGACCTGCGCCAGCCCAAGCGCGGAATGGCGAACGTCCTGCTCGCGGACGGCCGGGACATCAGTGACAAGGTCTCGGTGATGTACGACATCTCGGGCTGGAGCCTGGGGAAGCTGTGGGGCGCGGAGGTCACCCCGGTGACCTCCGGAAACCTGGGCGCCCTCCCCCTGCGACCGGTCACCGCGGCCACCCCCGTCGGACGCGTCGCCCTCCGCAGCGACCTGCGCCTGCGCCTGACCGACCCGAACGAGATCGCCGCCCTCAACCACCTCCTCCGGCAGGGCGTTCCGGTGCGACAAGCCGCCGACGGCAGCGCGCTCGTGCCGGGTTCGGCGCGGGCGCAGGCGGCACAGGCGGCCCGGACGTACGACGTCGTCTTCGAGGGGACGCGGCAGACCGGCGGGACCGAGCTGCGCCGGGTGCGGGTGGCCGCGGCGGTGACGGCCGGTGAGCTGTTCGCGCTGCGGGAGATGAACTTCGACGTCACCCCGGTCTCCACCGCGGTCCTGAACGCGGGCTTCGACTGGTCGGCGGCGGATGTCCTGTTCGTGTCGGCGGGGCTGGACCACGACGGCCTCACCCCGGCCGCCCGTACCGGGCTGGCCGCCTTCCTCACCGGTCACGGGCTGGTCGGCCGGGGCGCGGTGGGCGCGGCGCTCAACTCGGCGGCGGGGCTGCTGCCGGCGAAGCCGGTGGAGGGCAACGGTGACGCCAACGGCGTGGTCCGGCTGGTGAATTCGAACGGTGGCCCGGACCATGGGTTCGTGTACGCGCCGATGTGGTTCACCGACCTCGGGCCCGGGGTCCGGGTCGAGGAGTCGTACGCGACCGGGAACCCCCTGCTCTCCGGCCACTGGCGGCCGGACGGGAACGGCGCGGGCGGCCCCGCGGACGCCGCCGGCGAGGCAGCGGTCGTGAGCGGCCCGCAGGCGGTGCTGTTCGGCACCGAGCCGCTCTTCCGGGATCATCCCAAGGGGGAATTCGCCCAGCTGGGAAGGGCACTGTTCACCATGGCCCACCCGCACAACGGTTAG
- a CDS encoding serine hydrolase domain-containing protein, with the protein MTLEIHGTVADGFEAVRTEFAAFVAEERPDYEGQLCAYVHGRRVVDLWTGDGADGESLYGVFSSTKGAAHMVAALLVQDGTLELDRKVTYYWPEFAAEGKGSLTLRDLLAHRAGLVGLDAGFTADELADDRVIAERLADQRPFWRPGTAFGYHALVIGALSGEVVRRATGRTLQEIYEDRVRAPYGLDFYLGLPEAHEPRFRSVQPMAPTPKQQAVLDAALTGPHTLSSIAFNTHVPDPGELVDHANSRTVRAKGPASAGGVAAARGLAGMYAAAISEVAGRPPLLKPDTVAEVGQIHSVGYDLVARAHKAFGVGFQATAEVWYPFLGAGAFGHSGAGGSQGFADPRSGLAYGYTRRRCAFPGGAAPENVRLVRAVHQAALASA; encoded by the coding sequence ATGACGCTGGAGATCCACGGCACCGTCGCGGACGGATTCGAGGCGGTGCGTACGGAGTTCGCCGCGTTCGTCGCGGAGGAACGACCCGATTACGAGGGGCAGTTGTGCGCGTACGTGCACGGCCGCAGGGTCGTCGACCTGTGGACCGGGGACGGCGCCGACGGGGAGTCGCTGTACGGCGTGTTCTCCTCGACCAAGGGGGCTGCCCACATGGTGGCCGCTCTCCTCGTGCAGGACGGCACCCTCGAACTGGACCGCAAGGTCACCTACTACTGGCCCGAGTTCGCCGCCGAGGGCAAGGGCAGCCTCACCCTGCGGGACCTGCTCGCCCACCGGGCGGGCCTGGTGGGCCTGGACGCCGGGTTCACCGCGGACGAACTGGCGGACGACCGGGTCATCGCGGAACGCCTCGCCGACCAGCGCCCGTTCTGGCGCCCCGGCACCGCGTTCGGCTATCACGCCCTGGTCATCGGGGCGCTGAGCGGCGAGGTCGTGCGCAGGGCAACGGGCCGTACGCTCCAGGAGATCTACGAGGACCGGGTCCGCGCACCGTACGGCCTCGACTTCTACCTGGGCCTGCCCGAGGCCCACGAACCCCGCTTCCGCTCGGTCCAGCCGATGGCGCCGACGCCGAAGCAGCAGGCGGTGCTCGACGCGGCGCTGACCGGTCCGCACACGCTCTCCTCGATCGCCTTCAACACCCATGTGCCGGATCCCGGCGAGCTGGTGGACCACGCCAACTCCCGTACCGTGCGCGCCAAGGGCCCGGCCTCGGCGGGCGGGGTGGCCGCCGCTCGCGGGCTCGCCGGGATGTACGCGGCGGCGATCAGCGAGGTGGCGGGACGGCCTCCGCTGCTGAAGCCGGACACGGTCGCCGAGGTGGGCCAGATCCACTCCGTCGGCTACGACCTGGTCGCCCGCGCCCACAAGGCGTTCGGCGTGGGCTTCCAGGCCACCGCGGAGGTCTGGTACCCGTTCCTCGGCGCCGGCGCCTTCGGCCACAGCGGCGCGGGCGGCTCCCAGGGCTTCGCCGACCCCCGCAGTGGCCTGGCCTACGGCTACACGAGGCGCCGCTGCGCCTTCCCGGGGGGCGCGGCACCCGAGAACGTACGGCTGGTCCGGGCGGTGCATCAGGCTGCGCTGGCGAGTGCGTAA
- a CDS encoding organic hydroperoxide resistance protein, whose translation MSIQQTDVLYTAVATAENGRDGRVATDDGRLDVVVNPPKEMGGSGTGTNPEQLFAAGYSACFQGALGVVARQEKADISGSTVTAKVGIGKNDDGFGLIVEISASIPNVDEETARSLLKKAHEVCPYSKATRGNITVTLV comes from the coding sequence ATGTCCATCCAGCAGACGGACGTCCTGTACACCGCCGTCGCCACCGCCGAGAACGGTCGCGACGGCCGGGTCGCCACCGACGACGGACGGCTCGACGTCGTGGTGAACCCGCCGAAGGAGATGGGCGGCAGCGGCACGGGCACCAACCCGGAGCAGCTGTTCGCCGCCGGTTACAGCGCCTGCTTCCAGGGCGCGCTCGGCGTGGTCGCCCGCCAGGAGAAGGCCGACATCTCGGGCTCGACGGTGACCGCGAAGGTCGGCATCGGCAAGAACGACGACGGCTTCGGCCTGATCGTGGAGATCTCGGCGAGCATCCCGAACGTGGACGAGGAGACGGCCCGGAGCCTCCTGAAGAAGGCCCACGAAGTGTGCCCGTACTCGAAGGCGACGCGGGGCAACATCACCGTGACGCTGGTCTGA
- a CDS encoding NADP-dependent oxidoreductase yields MSETPALPAVSREWHLLSRPVGWPKPEDFALVEAEIRQPGPDEVLVRNQYLSVDPYMRGRMSAAKSYVAPFELGKVMQGGAVGEVVASRVDGIAPGDHVLHFGGWREYATVGAAQTVKVDANAAPLSTYLGVLGMTGLTAYAGLLRTASFKEGDSVFVSGAAGAVGSQVGQIAKLKGASRVIGSAGSDEKVKLLVEEYGFDAAFNYKNGSVSEQLREAAPDGVDVYFDNVGGDHLEAAIGLLNQGGRIAVCGMISVYNSTEPVPGPRNLARLIQTRGRIEGLLVGDHYDLQPQFVQEVGPWVASGALKYRETVVEGIENNLEAFLGVLRGDNTGKMIVKL; encoded by the coding sequence ATGTCCGAGACCCCCGCCCTCCCCGCCGTCAGCCGTGAGTGGCACCTGCTCAGCCGCCCGGTCGGCTGGCCGAAGCCCGAGGACTTCGCCCTGGTCGAGGCGGAGATCCGGCAGCCCGGCCCGGACGAGGTGCTGGTGCGGAACCAGTACCTGTCGGTGGACCCGTACATGAGGGGCAGGATGTCGGCCGCCAAGTCCTACGTCGCCCCCTTCGAGCTGGGCAAGGTCATGCAGGGCGGCGCTGTCGGCGAGGTCGTCGCCTCCCGCGTCGACGGCATAGCCCCCGGCGACCACGTCCTGCACTTCGGCGGCTGGCGCGAGTACGCCACGGTCGGCGCGGCCCAGACCGTCAAGGTCGACGCAAACGCCGCGCCCCTGTCGACCTACCTCGGCGTCCTCGGCATGACCGGCCTCACCGCCTACGCGGGCCTGCTGCGCACCGCGTCCTTCAAGGAGGGCGACTCCGTCTTCGTCTCGGGCGCCGCGGGTGCCGTGGGCAGCCAGGTCGGCCAGATCGCCAAGCTCAAGGGCGCCTCCCGGGTGATCGGCTCGGCCGGATCCGACGAGAAGGTCAAGCTGCTGGTGGAGGAGTACGGCTTCGACGCCGCCTTCAACTACAAGAACGGCAGCGTCAGCGAGCAGCTGCGGGAGGCCGCCCCGGACGGGGTCGACGTCTACTTCGACAACGTCGGCGGTGACCACCTGGAGGCCGCGATCGGGCTGCTCAACCAGGGCGGCCGGATCGCCGTCTGCGGAATGATCTCGGTCTACAACAGCACCGAGCCCGTCCCCGGCCCGCGCAACCTCGCCCGGCTGATCCAGACCCGCGGCCGGATCGAGGGGCTCCTGGTGGGCGACCACTACGACCTCCAGCCGCAGTTCGTCCAGGAGGTCGGCCCCTGGGTCGCCTCGGGCGCGCTGAAGTACCGCGAGACGGTCGTCGAGGGCATCGAGAACAACCTGGAGGCGTTCCTCGGTGTGCTGCGCGGCGACAACACCGGAAAGATGATCGTCAAGCTCTAG
- a CDS encoding MarR family winged helix-turn-helix transcriptional regulator — protein MATPQQTHRPDPLTMEVVDLIGSVVARYHEEYESAAAEHALTGAQARLLGLLTLEPLPMRKLAQRLKCEPSNVTGIVDRLESRGLVERRADPADRRVKVAAATNEGRQVARDLRESLRFAREPLVGLSEDERLALRDLLRRMLES, from the coding sequence ATGGCGACACCGCAGCAGACCCATCGTCCCGACCCGCTGACCATGGAGGTCGTCGACCTCATCGGGTCGGTTGTGGCGCGGTACCACGAGGAGTACGAGAGCGCTGCCGCTGAGCATGCGCTGACCGGGGCGCAGGCTCGGTTGCTGGGGTTGCTGACTCTGGAACCTCTGCCCATGCGGAAGCTGGCTCAGCGGTTGAAGTGCGAGCCGTCCAATGTGACCGGGATCGTGGACCGGCTGGAGTCGCGGGGGCTCGTGGAGCGGCGGGCCGACCCTGCGGATCGGCGCGTGAAGGTTGCTGCCGCTACGAATGAGGGGCGGCAGGTGGCTCGTGATCTGCGGGAGTCGTTGCGATTCGCGCGTGAGCCGCTCGTCGGACTGTCCGAGGACGAGCGGCTGGCTCTGCGGGATCTTCTGCGGCGGATGCTTGAGTCGTGA
- a CDS encoding SCO2400 family protein, producing the protein MDYCHPCRRHLNGALACPGCGAPVEQLRVYASEEASRTDPYDTYDEPEGAPEPVAVGATAEAARPEGRAAARRAARGRRGRVEQAYEPEGDEDGYEDEAPEVTGASRRDRKAAAHRRRRRRTILIAAGFVLAAGGLSLAELGLDAPGSTPTPAAAGDASPDGGAESEAGESAEPIGDTPGTPVSASPTASASPSPSKSEKDKESEKPEDKPTKDAQSATGGALPVTPDAPEPTEADPKPTPTAEPTEEEPKPEPSETCTRFLWWCS; encoded by the coding sequence ATGGACTACTGCCACCCGTGCCGACGGCACCTGAATGGCGCCCTCGCCTGCCCGGGCTGCGGCGCGCCGGTCGAACAACTCCGCGTGTACGCGAGCGAAGAGGCATCGCGCACGGACCCGTACGACACGTACGACGAGCCCGAGGGCGCACCGGAGCCGGTCGCGGTGGGCGCGACCGCGGAAGCGGCACGACCGGAAGGCAGGGCGGCGGCACGCCGGGCGGCCCGGGGCCGCCGAGGGCGCGTGGAGCAGGCGTACGAGCCCGAGGGCGACGAGGACGGGTACGAGGACGAGGCGCCCGAGGTCACCGGCGCGAGCCGCCGCGACCGCAAGGCGGCGGCCCACCGCCGCCGTCGCCGCCGCACCATCCTCATAGCGGCGGGCTTCGTACTCGCCGCCGGCGGCCTGAGCCTGGCCGAACTGGGCCTGGACGCCCCCGGCTCCACCCCCACCCCGGCCGCGGCGGGCGACGCCTCGCCGGACGGCGGCGCGGAGTCGGAGGCGGGGGAGTCGGCGGAGCCGATCGGCGATACGCCGGGCACCCCTGTATCCGCGTCCCCGACCGCATCGGCGTCCCCTTCCCCGTCGAAGTCGGAGAAGGACAAGGAGTCGGAGAAGCCGGAGGACAAGCCGACGAAGGACGCGCAGTCGGCGACGGGCGGCGCGCTGCCGGTGACTCCGGATGCTCCGGAGCCGACCGAGGCGGACCCGAAGCCGACTCCGACGGCAGAGCCGACGGAGGAGGAGCCGAAGCCGGAACCGTCGGAGACGTGCACGCGCTTCCTCTGGTGGTGCAGCTAG
- a CDS encoding mandelate racemase/muconate lactonizing enzyme family protein — protein sequence MRITGISTHVVGTPWRNLTYVQVHTDEGITGVGETRMLGHTDALIGYLREAEANHILGSDPFATEDLVRRMKYGDYGRAGEIVMSGIAVIEMACWDIKGKALGVPVWQLLGGKVTDKVKAYANGWYTTERTPEAYHKAAQGVMERGYQALKIDPFGTGHFELDHQQTLYAVSLIEAVRDAIGPDAELMLEMHGRFSPATAVRLARELAPFKPAWLEEPVPPENLKALEKVAAKVDMPVATGERIHDRIEFRELFESQAVDIIQPDVGHIGGIWETRKLAATAETHYVLVAPHNVGGSVLTAASLQVGFTSPNFKILEHFNDFADADIKKVVKGAPQVVDGYFHLSDAPGLGVEFDADAAAEFPQQQARFDLWAEGWEQRKPKGSAE from the coding sequence GTGCGCATCACCGGAATCAGCACACACGTGGTCGGAACGCCCTGGCGCAACCTGACCTACGTACAGGTGCACACCGACGAGGGGATCACGGGAGTCGGCGAGACCCGGATGCTGGGCCACACCGACGCGCTGATCGGCTATCTGCGAGAGGCCGAGGCCAACCACATTCTCGGTTCCGACCCGTTCGCCACGGAAGACCTCGTGCGCCGGATGAAGTACGGCGACTACGGCCGCGCGGGTGAGATCGTGATGTCCGGTATCGCCGTCATCGAGATGGCCTGCTGGGACATCAAGGGCAAGGCGCTCGGGGTGCCGGTCTGGCAGCTCCTCGGCGGCAAGGTCACCGACAAGGTCAAGGCGTACGCCAACGGTTGGTACACCACGGAGCGGACTCCGGAGGCGTACCACAAGGCCGCCCAGGGCGTGATGGAGCGCGGGTACCAGGCGCTCAAGATCGACCCCTTCGGCACCGGGCACTTCGAGCTGGACCACCAGCAGACCCTCTACGCCGTCTCCCTCATCGAGGCCGTGCGCGACGCCATCGGGCCGGACGCGGAGCTGATGCTGGAGATGCACGGGCGCTTCTCGCCCGCCACCGCGGTCCGGCTGGCGCGTGAGCTCGCCCCGTTCAAGCCGGCCTGGCTGGAGGAGCCGGTGCCGCCGGAGAACCTCAAGGCGCTGGAGAAGGTCGCCGCCAAGGTGGACATGCCGGTCGCCACCGGTGAGCGGATCCACGACCGGATCGAGTTCCGGGAGCTGTTCGAGAGCCAGGCCGTCGACATCATCCAGCCCGATGTCGGCCACATCGGCGGCATCTGGGAGACGCGGAAGCTGGCCGCCACCGCCGAGACCCACTACGTGCTGGTCGCGCCGCACAACGTGGGCGGGTCCGTGCTGACCGCCGCCTCGCTCCAGGTCGGCTTCACCTCCCCCAACTTCAAGATCCTCGAACACTTCAACGACTTCGCGGACGCGGACATCAAGAAGGTCGTCAAGGGCGCCCCGCAGGTGGTGGACGGGTACTTCCACCTCTCCGACGCCCCCGGCCTCGGGGTCGAGTTCGACGCCGACGCCGCCGCCGAGTTCCCGCAGCAGCAGGCCCGGTTCGACCTGTGGGCCGAGGGCTGGGAGCAGCGCAAGCCGAAGGGCAGCGCGGAATGA
- a CDS encoding zinc-dependent alcohol dehydrogenase: MSSAVVIEAPGAYRLTEHTPREPGPGEALVRVHAVGICGSDREVYQGNRPEGYVRYPLTPGHEWSGTVDRVGAGVPGSLVGRKVVGEGFRNCQVCDRCHAGETTLCGAGYEETGFTQPGAMAATLTLPARLLHVLPDDCDLTAAALLEPAACIAAAAIKANALPGERVAVVGTGTLGMFAVQFLTAGSPAELLVVGTRGDREALSRQYGATDFRTKDQELPDDFDVVIETAGSADAARVSAALLRRGGRLVLTGIPAPGAQGLDPTELVVRQLEVHTVFGAPPDAWAHTVRVFGAGLLDPLPLVSHELPLEEFPQAIELVGSGDPKVGKVLLRP; this comes from the coding sequence ATGAGCAGCGCCGTCGTCATCGAGGCGCCCGGCGCGTACCGGCTCACCGAGCACACGCCCCGTGAGCCCGGTCCCGGGGAGGCGCTGGTGCGCGTCCACGCGGTCGGGATCTGCGGGAGCGACCGTGAGGTGTATCAGGGCAACCGGCCCGAGGGGTACGTCCGTTACCCGCTCACGCCCGGCCATGAGTGGTCCGGGACAGTGGACCGGGTCGGCGCCGGGGTGCCCGGCTCCCTCGTCGGCCGCAAGGTCGTCGGGGAGGGCTTCCGCAACTGCCAGGTCTGCGACCGCTGCCACGCGGGCGAGACCACGCTGTGCGGCGCCGGGTACGAGGAGACCGGGTTCACCCAGCCCGGCGCGATGGCGGCCACGCTGACGCTGCCGGCGCGGCTGCTGCACGTACTGCCGGACGACTGCGACCTCACCGCCGCCGCCCTCCTGGAGCCCGCCGCCTGTATCGCCGCCGCGGCGATCAAGGCGAACGCGCTGCCGGGCGAGCGGGTGGCGGTGGTCGGCACCGGGACGCTCGGCATGTTCGCCGTGCAGTTCCTGACGGCGGGCTCACCGGCCGAACTGCTCGTGGTGGGCACCCGGGGCGACCGTGAGGCGCTCTCGCGGCAGTACGGCGCCACGGACTTCCGCACCAAGGACCAGGAGCTGCCGGACGACTTCGACGTCGTCATCGAGACCGCCGGGTCCGCCGATGCCGCGCGGGTCTCCGCCGCGCTGCTCAGGCGGGGCGGGCGGCTGGTCCTCACCGGGATCCCGGCGCCGGGTGCGCAGGGTCTCGACCCGACCGAGCTCGTCGTACGGCAGCTGGAGGTGCACACCGTGTTCGGGGCGCCGCCGGACGCCTGGGCGCACACAGTGCGGGTGTTCGGGGCGGGGCTGCTCGATCCGCTGCCGCTGGTCTCGCACGAGTTGCCGCTGGAGGAGTTTCCGCAGGCGATCGAGTTGGTCGGGTCCGGCGATCCGAAGGTGGGCAAGGTCCTGCTCCGCCCCTAG
- the chvE gene encoding multiple monosaccharide ABC transporter substrate-binding protein: MRNRRAALAAIATAASLALTLTACGQDSEGGSEEGKGSTEGATIGIAMPTKSSERWIADGNNVKADLESKGYKTKLVYGEDDPDQQVSQIENLITQGVKALIVAAIDNKSMNNVLQQAEEADIPVISYDRLILGTENVDYYASFDNEKVGELQATYIVEKLGLKDGSKKGPFNIELFAGSNDDNNTRYFFQGAMNVLQPYIDKKQLVVGSGQTELTQVTTLRWDGGTAQKRMDDILTSAYKSERVDAVLSPYDGISIGILSALKSDDYGSKSKPLPIVTGQDAEVASVKSIIADEQSMTVYKDTRELAKVASNMVDAVLNDKKPEVNDEKTYDNGAKVVPSYLLVPVSVDKANYQKVVVDSGYIKESDLK, from the coding sequence ATGCGCAACCGCAGAGCCGCTCTCGCCGCGATAGCCACCGCCGCCTCCCTGGCCCTGACCCTGACCGCCTGCGGCCAGGACAGCGAGGGCGGCAGCGAGGAGGGGAAGGGGAGCACCGAGGGCGCCACCATCGGCATCGCGATGCCCACCAAGTCCTCCGAGCGCTGGATCGCCGACGGCAACAACGTCAAGGCGGACCTGGAGTCCAAGGGCTACAAGACCAAGCTGGTCTACGGCGAGGACGACCCCGACCAGCAGGTCTCGCAGATCGAGAACCTGATCACCCAGGGCGTCAAGGCGCTGATCGTCGCCGCCATCGACAACAAGTCGATGAACAACGTGCTCCAGCAGGCCGAGGAAGCCGACATCCCGGTGATCTCCTACGACCGCCTGATCCTCGGCACCGAGAACGTCGACTACTACGCCTCCTTCGACAACGAGAAGGTCGGCGAGCTCCAGGCCACCTACATCGTCGAGAAGCTCGGCCTGAAGGACGGCTCCAAGAAGGGCCCGTTCAACATCGAGCTGTTCGCCGGCTCCAACGACGACAACAACACGCGCTACTTCTTCCAGGGCGCGATGAACGTCCTGCAGCCCTACATCGACAAGAAGCAGCTCGTCGTCGGCTCCGGCCAGACCGAGCTCACCCAGGTCACCACCCTGCGCTGGGACGGCGGCACCGCCCAGAAGCGCATGGACGACATCCTCACCTCGGCGTACAAGTCCGAGCGGGTCGACGCGGTGCTCTCGCCGTACGACGGCATCTCCATCGGCATCCTGTCGGCGCTGAAGTCGGACGACTACGGCTCCAAGTCCAAGCCGCTGCCGATCGTCACCGGCCAGGACGCCGAGGTCGCCTCGGTGAAGTCGATCATCGCCGACGAGCAGTCGATGACCGTCTACAAGGACACCCGCGAACTCGCCAAGGTGGCCTCGAACATGGTCGACGCGGTGCTCAACGACAAGAAGCCCGAGGTCAACGACGAGAAGACCTACGACAACGGTGCCAAGGTCGTCCCGTCCTACCTGCTGGTGCCGGTGAGCGTGGACAAGGCCAACTACCAGAAGGTCGTGGTCGATTCCGGCTACATCAAGGAAAGCGACCTCAAGTAA